A genomic window from Diospyros lotus cultivar Yz01 chromosome 2, ASM1463336v1, whole genome shotgun sequence includes:
- the LOC127794840 gene encoding histidine-containing phosphotransfer protein 4-like, protein MDRRQLVSMRQSLFDEGFLGEKFDELRELQDDDFVEEIVTVFFAESAQSIQKIEKECVEITPIDFSKLNTYLHKIKGSCSSIGAKKVLNECLQFRVYCNAGYEEGCKIALQHLKKELSTLKEQLDAYFQHEFPQVRTQVEYWAADGLEY, encoded by the exons ATGGATAGGAGACAACTTGTCAGCATGAGGCAGTCCCTCTTTGATGAG GGCTTTCTTGGTGAGAAATTTGATGAGCTGCGGGAACTGCAAGACGATGActttgttgaagaaattgtTACAGTATTCTTCGCGGAGTCGGCTCAATCAATtcaaaagatagagaaagaatgtgt AGAGATCACTCCTATAGACTTCTCTAAGTTGAACACATACTTGCATAAGATAAAGGGCAGTTGTTCAAG CATTGGAGCCAAGAAGGTGCTAAATGAATGCTTGCAATTTCGCGTGTACTGTAATGCAGGATATGAAGAAGG ATGCAAAATAGCCCTCCAACATCTCAAGAAAGAACTTTCAACTCTCAAAGAGCAGCTTGATGCTTATTTTCAG CACGAGTTTCCCCAAGTGAGGACTCAAGTGGAGTACTGGGCAGCCGATGGTTTGGAGTACTGA